The Chroogloeocystis siderophila 5.2 s.c.1 genome includes the window TGGGGAATCTTTGCGTTAGCCGCTGGATTAGTTGCAGGTACTGTCTTAGAAATGATTTTACTTAGCTTAGCATTGCGAAAACAGGGTATATCGTTACTACCAAGGTGGTATGGTGTTAGTCCTGCGATTTGGCAAGTTGTGCAGCAATGCGTACCAGCGCTGATTGGCGCATTTATTATGTGTAGTGCTACTTTGATAGATCAATCAATGGCAGCAATGTTAGCTCCAGGAAGTGTCGCATCGCTCAATTACGGTAATCGTGTTATTGCGTTTCCGATTACGTTAGCAACAACCGCACTCAGTACCGCAGTTATTCCTTATTTTTCGCGAATGGTTGCTTGCAATGAATGGTTAGGAGTCCGCCGAACTTTGAATCGCTATATGTGGCTCATTTTTGCTGTCTCTTTACCTGCTACGGGATTATTATTAATCAGTTCTGAATTAATTGTCCAAATTCTCTTTCAACGTGGCTCTTTCACACCTGAAGATACACAGGTCGTTGCACAAATTCAATCATTGTATGCACTCCAAATCCCATTTTATATAGCTGATATTTTTGTTGTTAAACTACTCATCTCAATGCGGCTAAATTATATACTCATGTGGGTATCGGTTTTTAATCTTGTAATTAATATCAGTCTCAACTACTTATTTATGCAGTGGATTGGAGTTGGTGGTATTGCTTTATCGACTAGCTGTGTCTACGTATTCTCTTTTTTCTATCTACTTTTCTTTGCTCACAAAAACTTAAAAATATTCGCGACACAATGCAATTAACACTAGTATCTGCAACTCTTTCGTGTGGTGGAGCAGAGCGAGTTTTAGTTCTGCTTGCAGAAGGCTTCTTACGACAAGGACATGATGTTGCTGTAGTAACACTTTCAGGAAAGGAAAATGATTTTTATCAACTACCGCCAGGTGTCAAACGAATTGCTTTGGATGTAATGCAGCAGTCTCCTTATTTGCTTGCAGCCGTGAAAAATAATTTTTATCGTTTGTTACAGTTGAGGAGTGCGATTCAGTCATTACAGCCAGATGTAGTGATTTCTTTTGTCGCTCAGACTAACATTGTAACGGTGTTATCACTGCAAGCAACAGGATATCCGGTAATTGTCACAGAACATTGTGATGTGGGGATGAAATATGTTGGTGCTATTTGGGAAAAGCTGCGTCGAATTACATACCCGCGTGCAGCCAAAGTCGTTTGCGTGAGTCAAGGCGTCGCCAGCGCTTTTGAGTGGGTTCCTGTTGAAAAGAGAAGTGTGATTTACAACCCACTTGTGATTCGTGAAAATCTTCAGGCTGAAGCGCACCTTCCACAAAGTATTGATATGCAAAAACAGTGGATTGTGGCTATAGGAAGATTAACTTACCAAAAAGGCTTTGATCTTTTAATCTCTGCTTTTGGACAAATCGCGACTCGATTTCCTGAGTGGCAATTAATTATCTTAGGAGAAGGAGAGTTACGGCAAGAACTAGAAGCTTATGTCGCTAAATTAGGTCTATCACATCAAATTGTTTTGCCTGGGGTTGTTCATAATCCTTTTGCAATTTTGAGGAAAGCAAAATTTTTGACGATGGCTTCTCGGTTTGAGGGTTTTCCAATGGTACATGGAGAAGCGCTAGCTTGTGGTTTACCAGTTGTTTGTACTGATTGTCCTAGCGGACCTAGAGAAATTGTTCGCGATCGCATCGATGGCATCCTCGTTCCTAATGGAGATGTTACGGCGCTAGCCCAAGCAATGCAACATTTAATGACGGATGAAACCGCACGCCAGCAATTAGCTAGCCGCGCGCCAGAAGTTTCAGCAAGATTTAGCCTTGAAAGTGTTATGCGCAAATGGGAAGCGTTGTTTAAGGAAGTGGTGCAAAATTAGCACTAGTCGCGGCTTAGTAAATTTATGCCTCAATTTTCTTTAACGAAACGTATTGCTTTTTTTCTTCCAGCTTTGCACGGTGGCGGTGCGGAAAAAGTGGCGATTAATCTTCTGCAAGGAATGTTGACTTATGGTGTTTCCTTGGATTTAGTTTTGGCAAGCAAAGAAGGACCTTACTTAAAACAAGTTCCCTCGCAAGTGAGAATTGTCGATTTAGCCGCGGGAAGAGTCATTAAAGCGATCGCACCTTTATCGCGCTATCTACGGGAAACTCAGCCTGAGGCGTTATTATCGCACATGAATCACGCGAATGTGATCGCGGTGATTGCCAAAGTGCTCGCATCGACCAACACTCGCCTTGTTCTAGTAGAACACGATACGCTGTCGGTAGCTCAACCGAAACTACTGCGTGCCAAGCTGCTACCGCTATTTATGAAATCGCTGTATCCCCACGCCAATGCAATTGTAGGAGTTTCTCAAGGTGCTACTTCTGACTTAGCGAAACATTTAGCTATTGCCCCACAAAAGTTGCATGTTATCTACAATCCGGTTGTTGACGAGCAGTTAATAACTAAAGCAAAAGCAATTCCAGAGCATCCTTGGCTCCAGAATAGCACTATACCTGTATTCTTAGCCGTGGGTAGGCTAACAACTCAAAAAGATTTTGGTAGCTTGATTCAAGCCTTTGCAATTTTACGCAAAATACGACAAGTACGCTTGCTGATTTTAGGCGAAGGTGAAGCCCGACAAGAGTTAGAAGCACTTGCCCAAAAACTAGGGATTGCGGAAGATGTCGCTTTACCTGGGTTTGTGGAGAATCCTTATGCTTACATGAGTCGAGCCGCTGCGTTTGTCCTTTCTTCGCGTTGGGAGGGTTTACCAACTGTATTGATTGAAGCGATGGCTTGTGGTTGTC containing:
- a CDS encoding glycosyltransferase, whose translation is MPQFSLTKRIAFFLPALHGGGAEKVAINLLQGMLTYGVSLDLVLASKEGPYLKQVPSQVRIVDLAAGRVIKAIAPLSRYLRETQPEALLSHMNHANVIAVIAKVLASTNTRLVLVEHDTLSVAQPKLLRAKLLPLFMKSLYPHANAIVGVSQGATSDLAKHLAIAPQKLHVIYNPVVDEQLITKAKAIPEHPWLQNSTIPVFLAVGRLTTQKDFGSLIQAFAILRKIRQVRLLILGEGEARQELEALAQKLGIAEDVALPGFVENPYAYMSRAAAFVLSSRWEGLPTVLIEAMACGCPVVSTNCPSGPEEILAAGKYGVLVPVGDISALATAMLSTLEQPVNQELLIQRAQDFSLQQAVPKYLALLGHNKV
- a CDS encoding glycosyltransferase family 4 protein, translating into MQLTLVSATLSCGGAERVLVLLAEGFLRQGHDVAVVTLSGKENDFYQLPPGVKRIALDVMQQSPYLLAAVKNNFYRLLQLRSAIQSLQPDVVISFVAQTNIVTVLSLQATGYPVIVTEHCDVGMKYVGAIWEKLRRITYPRAAKVVCVSQGVASAFEWVPVEKRSVIYNPLVIRENLQAEAHLPQSIDMQKQWIVAIGRLTYQKGFDLLISAFGQIATRFPEWQLIILGEGELRQELEAYVAKLGLSHQIVLPGVVHNPFAILRKAKFLTMASRFEGFPMVHGEALACGLPVVCTDCPSGPREIVRDRIDGILVPNGDVTALAQAMQHLMTDETARQQLASRAPEVSARFSLESVMRKWEALFKEVVQN
- the murJ gene encoding murein biosynthesis integral membrane protein MurJ codes for the protein MQKLLNGWTKLTSTSVNRKIFGAAMTVAIWTAFVKVAAVIKELVIAWRFGTGDAVDAFLIALLVPAFIINVVAGSFNAALIPTYIQVREKQGMQSAQQLFSGTMVWGLVVLGLTTFLMIATAPIYLPWIAAGFDSEKLRLTFYLLCAIAPIVLLSSIVTIWGAVLNAGERFALAAIAPIATPAITVLFLFIKPWGIFALAAGLVAGTVLEMILLSLALRKQGISLLPRWYGVSPAIWQVVQQCVPALIGAFIMCSATLIDQSMAAMLAPGSVASLNYGNRVIAFPITLATTALSTAVIPYFSRMVACNEWLGVRRTLNRYMWLIFAVSLPATGLLLISSELIVQILFQRGSFTPEDTQVVAQIQSLYALQIPFYIADIFVVKLLISMRLNYILMWVSVFNLVINISLNYLFMQWIGVGGIALSTSCVYVFSFFYLLFFAHKNLKIFATQCN